The proteins below are encoded in one region of Portunus trituberculatus isolate SZX2019 chromosome 17, ASM1759143v1, whole genome shotgun sequence:
- the LOC123504732 gene encoding protein Fer3-like, whose protein sequence is MEDSGLCLTRSAIGECLLPSWCGVGDTSTKRDISSWCRQEISLLECHVKGSASSSFHDTYISQLSAPFPLTTLSDHEKSNSNQISTSDFFEKSEEIPCVFRMSKMSSLTGPEHRTQGQTYPRKKNRAPAAEGQRKQRRKAANDRERRRMTRINVAFERLRTRLPHTPHRLSKHDILQMALSYISELCSLLEVSQTGKWQSHVSVEFMMPCTPLVPKAR, encoded by the coding sequence ATGGAGGACTCCGGTCTCTGTCTCACACGGTCAGCAATTGGAGAGTGCCTGTTACCTTCTTGGTGTGGAGTTGGTGACACGAGCACCAAGAGAGACATCTCATCGTGGTGCAGACAGGAAATATCTCTGCTGGAGTGTCACGTTAAAGGCAGcgcctcctcttcattccacGACACTTACATCAGTCAACTGTCtgcacccttccctctcaccactcTGAGTGATCACGAGAAGTCAAACAGTAACCAAATTTCAACCAGTGACTTTTTTGAGAAGTCTGAAGAAATTCCCTGTGTCTTCAGAATGTCTAAGATGTCCTCGCTGACTGGCCCTGAACACCGCACACAGGGTCAAACATATCCTCGGAAGAAGAACAGAGCACCAGCAGCGGAGGGCCAGAGAAAACAGCGTCGCAAGGCCGCCAATGACcgcgagagaaggaggatgaccaGAATCAACGTAGCTTTCGAACGCCTGAGGACGAGACTGCCCCACACACCCCACAGACTTTCCAAGCATGATATCTTGCAGATGGCGCTGTCCTACATATCGGAGCTATGCAGCCTCCTGGAAGTGTCACAAACTGGGAAGTGGCAGAGTCACGTGTCTGTAGAATTCATGATGCCCTGCACGCCACTGGTGCCTAAAGCTCGCTga